A region from the Candidatus Tanganyikabacteria bacterium genome encodes:
- a CDS encoding ribbon-helix-helix protein, CopG family, giving the protein MVRTQIQLTEEQAERLKAVAARQGISQAEAIRLALDFWLPRIEQTSRRELRQRAMQSFGKFRDIEGKTDVSVNHDDYYVEAVWEMKGRRDPR; this is encoded by the coding sequence ATGGTCAGAACGCAGATCCAGCTCACCGAGGAGCAAGCCGAGCGCTTGAAGGCGGTCGCCGCGCGCCAGGGCATCTCCCAGGCCGAGGCCATTCGCCTGGCGCTCGATTTCTGGCTGCCCAGAATCGAGCAGACGAGCCGCAGGGAGCTGCGGCAGCGCGCCATGCAGTCATTCGGCAAGTTTCGGGACATCGAGGGCAAGACAGACGTCTCGGTCAACCACGACGACTACTACGTGGAAGCGGTCTGGGAAATGAAGGGCCGCCGTGATCCTCGTTGA
- a CDS encoding PIN domain-containing protein, which translates to MILVDTSAIVSIIDATDPNHRRAVDFWSQVVDQDLDALTHSYVVSEATSLIQRRHGFSAARFLLDDFLSGVEVHFVDPDLQEAGVTAFLAAGSRSISLVDQVSFALMRQRDIRRAFAFDDDFLKAGFETVPD; encoded by the coding sequence GTGATCCTCGTTGACACGTCCGCAATCGTGTCGATCATCGATGCGACCGATCCGAACCACCGGCGGGCGGTCGACTTCTGGTCACAGGTCGTTGATCAGGATCTCGACGCCTTGACCCACAGCTACGTGGTCTCGGAGGCCACGTCGCTCATCCAGCGCCGCCATGGGTTTTCCGCGGCTCGCTTCCTGCTCGACGACTTCCTGTCCGGCGTCGAGGTCCACTTCGTCGACCCCGACTTGCAGGAAGCCGGCGTCACCGCCTTCTTGGCCGCGGGAAGCAGGTCCATCAGCCTGGTCGATCAGGTGAGCTTCGCGCTCATGCGGCAGCGCGACATTCGCCGCGCCTTCGCGTTCGACGACGATTTCCTCAAGGCCGGCTTCGAGACCGTGCCGGATTAG